The sequence below is a genomic window from Amycolatopsis sulphurea.
CGCCGGTGTCGATCTGGTCCGCGGTGAACCCGGACTGCTCCAGGTAACGCACGGCGTAGGCGCACAGGAACCCGGCGTCCGGCGCCGCGCCCATGCAGGTGCTCGACGGGGCCGCCGGTTTCGCCCCGACGACGCCGAGCGGAGCAGCTTTCGCGGTGGCCCCGTACGAGGCGGGGATCGACCCGGCCGACACCATGGCGTCGAGCACGGTGTTGCGCCGCTGGAGCGCTTTGGCCGGATGCGTGTAGGGGTTGTAGACGTTGGGGTTGTTCACCATCCCGGCCAGCAGCGCGGACTGCACGACGGTCAGTTTGTCCACTGTCGTCCCGAAATACGCCTGTGCCGCGGCGCCGACGCCGTACACCGTGCCGCTGAATTCCACCACGTTCAGGTAATTCGCGAGGACCTGGTCCTTCGGTACGGTCGCGCTCAGTTGCACGGCCATCTTCGCCTCGCGCAGCTTGCGGGCCAGTGAGTCCTCTTTGTCCTGTTGCTGCGCCGCTTTGTTGGTGCGGTCCACCACGTTCACCAGGTAGTTCTTCACGTATTGCTGGGTGATCGTGGAGGCGCCCTGCAGATTGCCGCCCGTGCTGTCCTTGACCGCCGCGCGCAGCATGCCCTGCGGGTCGACGCCGCCCTCGGCGTAGAACCGGCGGTCTTCGATGTCGATGATCGCGGCCTTCATCGCCGGGGAGATCTGTGCCGGGGTGACCGGAATGCGGTACTGCGCGTACAAAGTCGCGATCGGCGCGCCGGTCCGGTCGGTCACCGTGGTGACCAGTGGTGGATCCGCGTGCGCGAGATCCGCGGAGATCGAGTCGACCGAGTCACTGACCTGATTGGACAGCACACCCGCGCCGATCGCCACCGGCGCCAGCGTGCCGGCGAAGAGAACCCCCGCCAGCACGCACAATCCGAGGAATGGGGCTACCCCCCTGCGACGAGCCACGTACCCACGTTAAGCCCGCGGCGGTGAGAACGCGGTGTGCGGGCGTTGATGTGACGCAAGTGTCATCGCGCCAGCCTGCCCAGCAAGGCCGATGCGATCGTGAGCGCGAGCGCGGTAGCGCCCAGCAAGACGCACTTGCGCGGTTCGCTGCGCCCTCGGTACGTCGAAAAGCCGGGCGAACAACGTGGCGTTCTCCCGCCCGGTCAGCGCGCCGTCCGCGGAAAGCTGCTGCGGCACATAGCCGATCCGCCGCCGCACCGCCATCCGCCGCCGCGTGACGTCGATCCGCCGCCGCGTGACGTCGATCCCGAACACGCTGACCTGCTCCGCCTCGGCGGTGAGCAATGTCGTGATCACCCGGATCGTGGTCGTCTTGCCCGCTCCGTTCGGGCCGAGCAGGCCGAACACCTCGCCGGGGCGGATTTCCAGATCGACCCCGTCCACCGCGCGCGTGGTACCGAACGCATGCCGCACCCCCGCGCACCGGACGGCGGCCTCGGGCTCGTTCATGCCTCCTCCAGAGTTCGCGGGACGGGTTGGGATGCTGTGGTCATGTGGTCTGGTGTTCTGGGGGATGCCTGCATCTGGTCGGTGGTGTGGGCGGGTTGTCGGGACGGTGTGATCATGTGGTGCGGTGTTCTGCGGGGCATCCGCATCTGGTCAATCGCGCGAGCAGGTCGCCGCGATGGTGTCGTCATGCGGTCTGGTGTTCTGCGGGATGTCCGCATCTGGTTGGCCGCGTGAGCGGGTCGCCGGGATGGTGCGGTCATGTGATGCGGCGCTCTGCAGGATGCCTGCGTCTGGTGGGCCACATGAGCGGGTTGTCGGGATGGTGCAGACATGTGGTGCGGTGTCCTGCAGGATGTCCGCATCCGGTCGGCCGCATGAGCAGGCCACCGCGATGGTGTGATCATCTGCCCTCCTCCACCGGATCAAGGAGCGCGGTGAGCCTGCCGAGTGCGGGCAGGGCCGCGGTGATCGCCGCGGTGTCCTCTTCGGACAGTCGATCGAGTGCCTCGGCGACCAGTCCGATCCGCGCCTGCCGCCAGGCGGTCATCCGCCGCACCGCCGCGCCGGTGACGTGCAGCCGTGCGGCCCGCCGATCGGCCGGATCGACCTCGCGGCGCAGCAATCCGCGCTCGGTGAGCAGATTCACCAGCGTGCTCACCGAATTCCCGGCCAGGTTCAGCTCCCGCGCGGCCGCGGCCACTCCGATCCCCGGCTCGCGGTGTACCACTCGCAGCAGTTCCACGTGCGAAGCGGGCAGATGCGGGCCGGGCAGCTCACCCCGCAACCGCCGCCGTACCAGGCGGCGGATCCGCAGCACGGCGGTCATCAGGTCTTCGGCGAGCACATTCGCGGGCATATCCGCAAGTTAGCTCTCAATAAGAGCTATTGGCGACGTCGATTGTCCGGTTCGCCGGAAGGCTGCCGGTTCATCCCGCGGAAACCAGCATCCGCACGCCGTAGCCGAAGAGGAGACCCCACGGGCCACGCCGAGCGCGGCGGGCCGGCGCGGAACCGGTGCGGCACTACGTCCCCGCTTCGGCGTCCTTCGCAGACGCGGTGGCGGCTGGCCTCGTCTGGGGCATGGTGCCGGAACTGCAGGTGCCAGGCCCCGGTCTCACCGACCTGGCCCCGGACCACCCTGCCGACGTGCCGCTGTACTGGCAGCAGCGGAAGCTCGACTCGCCCCCGCTGGCCGCAGCAGTGTCCCGGGCGGCGAAGCGGGCGCGCTGAGGCCGGGATCCGGCAGCGGCTACAGATCGTCGCCGAACAGGTGCTTGACGATCTTCCCGGTGGCGTTGCGGGGTAGCTCCGGGACGAAGTACACGTCGCGGGGGACGGCGAACCGAACGCGGGCACGCTACCAGCAGGCGGCCGGCTGTGGGGACTCACTTCTGCCTGATGCGATTTTCCGCCCGCGTATGGCGATAATGGCCCGGTGGAGCAACTGGTCGAGGAGTACGGCCCGCGCTGGGAGCCCGGTCCGTACGAACGAGGTACCGATGGACCGCGGGTGATCCTGACCGGGGTGGACACGTCGCCGACCGGGTTGCGCGCGGCGGCGTACGCGGCCGGTCTCGCCCGCCGTCAGCGAGCGCGGCTGGTGGTCGTGTACGTCGCTTCGCCCAGAGTGTGGACCGGGCTCGCCGCGGCGGCAGTGGTCGACGTACAGCTGCGGTCTTTCGAGGAGGAGATCAAGCAGTTGCGCGACGAGCTGGCCGCCCGTGCGCACGAGCTGTCGGTGCCGGTGACCTTCATGGTGCGGCGCGGCGAGACCTTCCCCGAACTGCGCCAGGCCGCTCTCGACGAGAGTGCCGACCTGGTCGTGGTCGGCGCGTCCGAGCAGGGCGGGCACCGGCTCGTTGGCTCGGTCGGCAACCGGCTGGTCCGCGCCGCGACCTGGCCGGTCGTGGTGGTGCCGTGAACAGTCCTCAATGGATGGATCGGGACGGGAATTCTTGCCTGGTGGCAGTGGTTTTCGTGGTCGGATGACAAGGAATAGCGGACGGGTGGACTACTCCGAGATCGTGACGCGGCTGCGTGCCGCAGGCTGTGTGTTCGCCGAGGACGAGGCACAGCTGCTGGTGGAATCCGGCGAACCGCTCGGACCGCTGGTCGCCCGCCGCGCGGCGGGGGAGCCGCTGGAACACCTGCTCGGCTGGGCGGAGTTCGTGGGACGGCGGTTCGTCGTGGCGCCGGGCGTTTTCGTGCCGCGGCACCGCAGTGAGCTGCTGGTCCGGCTGGCCGCGGGGTTCGCGCGGGCCGGTTCGGTGGTGCTCGACCTGTGCTGTGGTTCCGGCGCGCTCGGGGCCACGGTCGCCGCTGAGGTGCCGGGCATCGAACTGCACGCCGCCGACGTGGAGCCCGCGGCAGTGCGGTGCGCGCGGAAGAACGTGCCAGGGGCGGTGTACGAGGGCGATCTCTACCAGCCCTTGCCGTCGCGTTTGCGCGGCCACGTCGACGTGCTGATCTCGAATGTGCCGTACGTGCCCAGCGGAGACCTCCGTCTGTTGCCGCCGGAAGCCCGTGATCACGAACCGCGGACCGCCCTGGACGGCGGGGACGACGGGTTGGCCCTGTTGCGCAGAGTCGTCGCGGAAGCGCCGTCGTGGCTGGCGCCCGGCGGGCACGTGCTGTTTGAAACGAGTGAGCAGCAGGCGAAAGCCGCGGCCGCGGAGGCGCGCCGAGCCGGGCTGATCGCGCGTGTCGAACACTCGGCGGACCTCGGCGCCACTGTCGTGCTCGGCAGTCGTTGATCATCGTTCGCTTCCTGTACTGCGGACGGCCAGGCAGGGCGTCTAGGGTCGGGTTATGAAGGTCGGCCTGCTCACCCGGGAGTACCCGCCGGACGTCTACGGGGGAGCGGGGGTGCACGTCGAGTTCCTCGCGCGGGAGCTGCGGTCGCTGGTCGACCTGGACGTGCACTGCTGGGGTCCCGACCGGTCGGACGGCGCCCACGGGCACCGCGACGCGTACGGCTACAGCCAGCCCGCGTTCGCGACGATGGACATCGCCGTCTCGATGGCGGACGTGCTCGCCGGGCACGATCTCGCGCACAGTCATACGTGGTACGCCAATCTGGGCGGGCATCTCGCGAAGCTGACGTACGGGATCCCACACGTGATCACCGCGCACTCGCTGGAACCGCTGCGCCCGTGGAAGGCTGAGCAGCTGGGCGGCGGCTACCGGGTGTCGTCGTGGATTGAGCGCGAAGCCTACGAAGCGGCGGACGCGATCATCGCGGTGAGCGCGGGGATGCGACGTGACGTACTCACGGCGTACCCGGACATCGATCCGGCGCGGGTGCACGTGGTGCACAACGGCATCGACACCGGGCTGTACCGGCCGGACCCGGACAGGGACGTGCTTGCGAAGCACGGTATCGACTCAGACCGGCCGTACGCGCTGTTCGTCGGGCGGATCACGCGGCAGAAGGGCG
It includes:
- a CDS encoding universal stress protein; translation: MEQLVEEYGPRWEPGPYERGTDGPRVILTGVDTSPTGLRAAAYAAGLARRQRARLVVVYVASPRVWTGLAAAAVVDVQLRSFEEEIKQLRDELAARAHELSVPVTFMVRRGETFPELRQAALDESADLVVVGASEQGGHRLVGSVGNRLVRAATWPVVVVP
- a CDS encoding ATP-binding cassette domain-containing protein, whose amino-acid sequence is MNEPEAAVRCAGVRHAFGTTRAVDGVDLEIRPGEVFGLLGPNGAGKTTTIRVITTLLTAEAEQVSVFGIDVTRRRIDVTRRRMAVRRRIGYVPQQLSADGALTGRENATLFARLFDVPRAQRTAQVRLAGRYRARAHDRIGLAGQAGAMTLASHQRPHTAFSPPRA
- a CDS encoding putative protein N(5)-glutamine methyltransferase, producing MTRNSGRVDYSEIVTRLRAAGCVFAEDEAQLLVESGEPLGPLVARRAAGEPLEHLLGWAEFVGRRFVVAPGVFVPRHRSELLVRLAAGFARAGSVVLDLCCGSGALGATVAAEVPGIELHAADVEPAAVRCARKNVPGAVYEGDLYQPLPSRLRGHVDVLISNVPYVPSGDLRLLPPEARDHEPRTALDGGDDGLALLRRVVAEAPSWLAPGGHVLFETSEQQAKAAAAEARRAGLIARVEHSADLGATVVLGSR
- the glgA gene encoding glycogen synthase, with product MKVGLLTREYPPDVYGGAGVHVEFLARELRSLVDLDVHCWGPDRSDGAHGHRDAYGYSQPAFATMDIAVSMADVLAGHDLAHSHTWYANLGGHLAKLTYGIPHVITAHSLEPLRPWKAEQLGGGYRVSSWIEREAYEAADAIIAVSAGMRRDVLTAYPDIDPARVHVVHNGIDTGLYRPDPDRDVLAKHGIDSDRPYALFVGRITRQKGVPHLVRAGAELDEDVQLILCAGGADTPELDAEFRGLVADLQAKRSGVRWIPEMLPRAEVVQLLTHALVFVCPSVYEPLGIVNLEAMACGTAVVASDVGGIPEVVEDGATGLLVHYDETEPAAFETALAARINELAAEPARAARLGLAGRDRAVRQFGWAAIAGATVAVYEACGRLS
- a CDS encoding MarR family winged helix-turn-helix transcriptional regulator → MPANVLAEDLMTAVLRIRRLVRRRLRGELPGPHLPASHVELLRVVHREPGIGVAAAARELNLAGNSVSTLVNLLTERGLLRREVDPADRRAARLHVTGAAVRRMTAWRQARIGLVAEALDRLSEEDTAAITAALPALGRLTALLDPVEEGR